In one Neobacillus sp. CF12 genomic region, the following are encoded:
- a CDS encoding thiamine pyrophosphate-dependent enzyme — MDKRSGDWKRTVPRFDKSNSLLKPQTVIRHLSDFSSQDTIVVTDVGQHQIWTAHHYVFTQPRTLITSGGLGTMGYGLPAAIGVAASHPGKSVICVSGDGSFQMNLQELITVVKYQLPIKIAILNNGYLGMVRQWQELFYQGRYSEVKMISPAFSQLALAYGVEGLKAQTDEETQKIIAEALQRTGPVLMEFNIIEEENVYPMVPPNQNNHLTILSR; from the coding sequence TTGGACAAACGAAGTGGTGATTGGAAACGAACAGTCCCTCGATTTGATAAATCTAACAGTCTGCTTAAACCACAGACGGTGATCCGGCACTTAAGTGACTTTTCCTCTCAAGATACGATTGTAGTTACAGATGTCGGTCAACATCAAATTTGGACGGCTCATCATTATGTGTTTACACAACCTAGAACTCTCATTACTTCAGGCGGTCTAGGAACAATGGGTTATGGATTGCCTGCTGCCATTGGAGTTGCTGCCTCTCACCCTGGAAAATCCGTTATTTGTGTCTCTGGGGATGGCAGCTTTCAAATGAATCTTCAGGAATTGATAACGGTAGTGAAGTATCAGCTTCCAATTAAAATAGCGATCTTAAATAATGGCTACCTAGGCATGGTACGTCAATGGCAGGAACTGTTTTATCAGGGAAGATATTCGGAGGTTAAAATGATTTCCCCTGCTTTCTCTCAACTCGCACTGGCTTACGGTGTAGAAGGTCTTAAAGCACAAACAGACGAAGAAACTCAGAAGATTATTGCAGAGGCTTTACAACGTACCGGACCTGTCCTTATGGAATTTAATATAATAGAAGAAGAAAACGTCTATCCAATGGTTCCACCAAACCAGAACAACCATCTAACCATACTATCTCGCTAA
- a CDS encoding thiamine pyrophosphate-binding protein yields the protein MPFEGFEKYEKLRNHDLFHIQGILNNLEYSLKMVTKEMNVRYYQMIHEQAAVHAADGYARATGRPGVVLLTSASGITNGVTGIATAFSDSVPLVIIVGQFQQNRQIKEALRELNISGLTMAITKHSITMKDVNGLNEVLKKAKTLAISGRPGPVLIEISPDTIIKDNLTWRVSPTKVDKTKLEKSVNRARELIENARKPVLFIGGGVIATGASDELREFVERSRIPVVSSLLGIGSMEAGNPLYLGMLGMHGTFAANKAVHHADLLICIGIRFSDRVTGRITGFSPKSTKIHVDIDPAEINKIISVDLPVVSDAKEFIQNIKNLLDYQHIKRNIEIWTNEVVIGNEQSLDLINLTVCLNHRR from the coding sequence ATGCCATTTGAAGGCTTTGAAAAATACGAAAAACTTCGAAACCATGATTTATTTCACATACAAGGCATTCTAAATAATTTAGAATATTCTTTAAAAATGGTCACCAAAGAGATGAATGTCCGTTATTATCAGATGATACATGAACAAGCTGCCGTTCATGCTGCTGATGGTTACGCCCGAGCAACAGGCAGACCTGGTGTGGTTTTGCTTACATCTGCTTCTGGAATTACTAATGGGGTCACAGGGATAGCCACCGCCTTTAGTGATTCTGTACCGTTAGTAATTATTGTTGGTCAATTTCAGCAAAATCGTCAAATCAAAGAAGCACTACGCGAATTAAATATTTCAGGGCTTACAATGGCAATCACAAAGCACTCCATTACTATGAAGGACGTAAATGGTCTAAATGAAGTTCTCAAAAAAGCTAAGACCTTAGCGATTAGTGGAAGACCTGGCCCTGTATTAATTGAAATTTCACCAGATACCATTATAAAGGATAATCTAACTTGGCGGGTTAGTCCGACCAAAGTAGATAAGACTAAACTTGAAAAATCAGTTAATAGAGCAAGAGAATTAATCGAAAATGCAAGAAAACCAGTTCTTTTTATTGGAGGAGGTGTAATTGCTACTGGTGCTTCCGATGAATTAAGAGAGTTTGTGGAGCGGTCTCGAATTCCTGTCGTTAGTTCTCTATTGGGAATTGGTTCAATGGAGGCAGGAAATCCGTTATATTTGGGGATGTTAGGAATGCATGGAACTTTTGCAGCCAATAAAGCCGTACACCATGCTGACCTGTTAATTTGTATCGGGATTCGTTTCAGTGATCGTGTGACAGGGAGAATTACCGGTTTCTCGCCAAAGTCGACAAAGATTCATGTGGATATAGATCCTGCTGAGATAAATAAAATCATTTCAGTAGATTTACCTGTTGTCAGCGATGCCAAAGAATTCATCCAAAATATAAAAAATCTTTTAGATTACCAACATATTAAAAGAAATATAGAAATTTGGACAAACGAAGTGGTGATTGGAAACGAACAGTCCCTCGATTTGATAAATCTAACAGTCTGCTTAAACCACAGACGGTGA